The following are from one region of the Geothermobacter ehrlichii genome:
- a CDS encoding HDOD domain-containing protein, with amino-acid sequence MENTAEKIHKAIARAPLLSVHAQRLLQICASTDHDIDDVLEVVRCDATLTARVLRVVNSSVYGLLSPINTIDRAVAYLGERMVTCIALGESAGKLLKKPLSGYEAEGGELWKHDLYTGFAAREIARRCRIETDVDLAFTAGLLHDIGKAIIADFLANSAEDFVGGIARGELADYVDAERQVLGFDHCEVGLELARQWKLPNQIHWVVAWHHHPQQAPEEARPLVYAVHLGDILAMMAGYGTGSDSLQYAIDQDYVNYIDLTEDDLSQIMLTVEEEFDKAIKAMAGEVAGS; translated from the coding sequence ATGGAAAATACGGCTGAAAAGATTCACAAGGCAATCGCCCGGGCGCCGCTCCTCTCCGTCCACGCCCAGAGGCTGCTCCAGATCTGCGCCAGTACCGATCACGACATCGACGATGTGCTTGAGGTCGTGCGGTGCGATGCGACGCTTACCGCTCGGGTGCTGCGGGTGGTCAACTCGTCGGTCTATGGCCTGCTCTCTCCCATCAATACCATCGACCGCGCCGTGGCCTATCTCGGAGAGAGGATGGTGACCTGCATCGCCCTTGGCGAAAGTGCCGGCAAGCTGCTCAAAAAACCTTTGTCCGGCTACGAAGCCGAAGGAGGCGAACTGTGGAAGCACGACCTCTACACCGGGTTCGCAGCCAGGGAAATTGCCAGGCGCTGCCGTATCGAGACCGACGTCGATCTGGCCTTTACCGCCGGCCTGCTCCACGACATCGGCAAAGCGATCATCGCCGACTTTCTGGCCAACAGCGCCGAGGATTTTGTCGGTGGCATCGCCCGGGGAGAGCTGGCCGATTATGTCGATGCCGAACGGCAGGTTCTTGGCTTCGATCACTGCGAGGTTGGACTGGAACTGGCCCGCCAGTGGAAACTGCCGAACCAGATACACTGGGTTGTCGCCTGGCATCACCATCCGCAGCAGGCGCCAGAAGAGGCCCGGCCGCTGGTCTACGCCGTTCATCTCGGTGACATTCTGGCCATGATGGCCGGATACGGAACCGGCAGTGACAGTTTGCAGTACGCCATCGACCAGGATTACGTCAACTATATCGACCTGACGGAAGACGATCTGTCTCAGATCATGCTGACGGTGGAAGAGGAATTCGACAAGGCCATCAAGGCCATGGCCGGCGAGGTTGCCGGCAGCTGA
- a CDS encoding response regulator codes for MGKSVLIVDDSSTMRKIVARSLRQAGFDFETILEAADGQEALSVLDESRVDIILSDINMPNMNGVEFLREKADNPAIANIPVVMITTEAGSDILREALQLGAKGSIKKPFTPDQVQKTLGEYV; via the coding sequence ATGGGAAAATCGGTTCTTATTGTCGACGATTCGAGCACCATGCGCAAGATCGTGGCCCGTTCTCTGCGCCAGGCCGGATTCGATTTCGAAACCATTCTCGAGGCGGCCGATGGCCAGGAAGCTCTGTCGGTTCTTGATGAAAGCAGGGTCGACATCATTCTCAGCGACATCAACATGCCGAACATGAACGGTGTCGAATTTCTGCGGGAGAAGGCCGACAATCCTGCCATTGCCAATATTCCGGTGGTGATGATCACTACCGAGGCCGGTTCCGACATCCTGCGCGAAGCCCTGCAACTCGGAGCCAAGGGGAGCATCAAGAAGCCCTTTACGCCCGATCAGGTGCAGAAAACCCTGGGAGAGTACGTCTGA
- a CDS encoding chemotaxis protein CheX, with protein MDYRKFIIDGTREIFETMLMAEVSPGQQKDVQPEEFERDLTSMVGMAGACRGMLAIHCPKPIALAITGALLGIELDDVCEDVFDAMGEMANMIAGNVKAVLCNKGLDVSLSIPSVVSGPDFQVDSLVEGSRTVVAFDTQGGEFLVELRLEETAVAA; from the coding sequence GTGGATTATCGCAAATTCATCATCGATGGAACCCGCGAGATCTTCGAAACCATGCTGATGGCGGAAGTATCTCCGGGACAGCAGAAAGATGTTCAGCCGGAAGAGTTCGAACGAGATCTGACCAGCATGGTGGGAATGGCCGGTGCCTGCCGGGGGATGCTGGCCATCCATTGTCCGAAGCCGATCGCCCTGGCCATCACCGGCGCTCTGCTCGGCATCGAACTCGACGATGTCTGCGAAGACGTCTTCGACGCTATGGGCGAGATGGCCAACATGATAGCCGGCAACGTCAAGGCCGTGCTCTGCAACAAGGGACTTGATGTCAGCTTGTCCATTCCTTCGGTTGTCTCCGGTCCCGATTTCCAGGTTGACAGCCTGGTGGAGGGCAGCCGGACGGTAGTCGCCTTCGATACCCAGGGCGGTGAATTTCTCGTCGAGCTGCGCTTGGAAGAGACTGCCGTAGCAGCATGA
- a CDS encoding chemotaxis protein CheX, which yields MNQACENIVAKASGYGPLLTEAVQEIFTDMIPMAVSEGEILRQRPQVFRRNFSGLLGFSGDIRGIVGIHCPEEVGQAVYQAMLGMPEAGEDGEVRDMVGELVNMLAGGLKIRIQEGGRTMALAVPQLFSGGEYQIYLPAGGTWMGQVYRTDRGPFIVELKIFD from the coding sequence ATGAATCAAGCCTGTGAAAACATCGTTGCCAAGGCTTCCGGATACGGCCCTTTACTGACCGAGGCGGTGCAGGAGATCTTCACCGACATGATTCCCATGGCGGTGAGCGAAGGCGAGATACTGCGGCAACGTCCGCAGGTATTTCGTCGCAATTTCTCCGGTCTGCTCGGGTTTTCGGGCGATATCCGGGGGATTGTCGGCATCCATTGCCCGGAAGAGGTCGGCCAGGCCGTCTACCAGGCAATGCTCGGTATGCCGGAGGCCGGCGAGGATGGCGAAGTTCGCGACATGGTCGGAGAACTGGTCAACATGCTGGCGGGCGGACTGAAGATCCGGATCCAGGAGGGGGGGAGGACCATGGCGCTCGCCGTACCCCAGCTCTTTTCCGGCGGCGAATACCAGATTTATCTGCCTGCCGGAGGAACCTGGATGGGGCAGGTGTATCGAACGGACAGGGGGCCTTTTATCGTCGAACTGAAAATTTTCGACTGA
- a CDS encoding chemotaxis protein CheX: protein MDRTKIAQKILSAYLPKGQEEIAALLGQDVVLEDEGLESKDREAFFDQLQGKQVIATIQVEGEKPGNAWCVADFRDAIRLGGTLIMLPEEEIAERISSGEMGEEEKDAFGEIVNLLIGVLSSLFETVYPGKLRMVKTGVDLVDPLQVAAREEWPFPEGSLIIQAAKGKLAGEDFAGMFYLVLPAELVGEEEATVGDALEAKAEERVPEPSDETGNKLGGGQPVAESMDDSAIEARKETGKKTGITRQKLTKILKAVLERLQVEVGGFLGHDFSLKNRRIRFATPEEIFSGLQGKQVLADIQVEGDAKGQGWLMMTLPAAIRLGGTLIMLPDSELQVRLASDEYGEEDSDAFGEIVNIVAGVYTTVFKDLYAGGNLRFVKIDQAVIDPLVIEVGEDYPVADEEYVLIEAEAFFDDVSLGATRTFFPLRVFHLRPDDEVKETPKNPVSRTTDADGDGDEAGVPSERQPEGPSGDTAGSDSGEERPVVVLCCGDDQMAETFRKAGEDVGFNVVVRPLHGNSGDEKLKSPAVRLIMLVFDDVGEKGLAAAIRINSIVRDQVPMIAAGPNWTRSMVLRAIKYGIRDILVTPADEERISEKIREHAA from the coding sequence ATGGATCGAACCAAGATCGCGCAAAAGATTCTCTCAGCCTATCTGCCCAAGGGACAGGAGGAGATCGCCGCCCTGCTCGGACAGGATGTTGTCCTCGAGGATGAAGGCCTTGAATCGAAAGACAGGGAGGCCTTCTTTGACCAGCTGCAGGGCAAGCAGGTGATTGCGACGATCCAGGTCGAAGGGGAGAAGCCCGGCAATGCCTGGTGCGTGGCCGATTTTCGCGACGCCATCCGGCTCGGCGGAACCCTGATTATGCTTCCCGAAGAGGAGATCGCCGAGCGGATCTCCTCGGGTGAGATGGGCGAGGAAGAAAAGGACGCCTTCGGTGAAATCGTCAATCTGCTGATAGGCGTGCTCTCTTCTTTGTTCGAAACGGTCTATCCAGGCAAGCTCCGAATGGTCAAGACCGGGGTCGATCTGGTTGATCCTCTGCAGGTCGCGGCTCGGGAAGAGTGGCCCTTTCCCGAAGGAAGCCTGATCATCCAGGCGGCGAAAGGCAAGCTGGCTGGAGAGGATTTCGCCGGCATGTTCTATCTGGTACTGCCGGCCGAACTTGTCGGCGAAGAAGAGGCGACTGTCGGCGATGCCCTGGAAGCCAAAGCCGAGGAAAGAGTACCGGAGCCGAGCGACGAGACCGGGAACAAGCTGGGCGGGGGGCAGCCCGTTGCAGAAAGTATGGATGACTCGGCAATAGAGGCAAGGAAAGAAACCGGAAAAAAAACCGGCATTACCAGACAAAAACTGACCAAGATTCTCAAGGCGGTTCTCGAGCGTCTGCAGGTCGAGGTCGGCGGGTTTCTCGGGCATGACTTTTCTCTGAAGAATAGACGCATCAGGTTTGCCACCCCGGAGGAAATTTTCAGTGGCCTTCAGGGCAAGCAGGTTCTGGCCGACATTCAGGTCGAAGGGGATGCGAAAGGGCAGGGCTGGCTGATGATGACCCTGCCCGCCGCCATCCGGCTTGGCGGGACTCTGATCATGCTGCCCGACAGTGAGCTGCAGGTGCGCTTGGCCAGTGACGAGTATGGCGAAGAGGATTCGGATGCGTTTGGCGAAATCGTCAATATCGTGGCCGGTGTCTATACCACGGTCTTCAAGGATCTCTATGCCGGCGGCAACCTGCGCTTCGTCAAGATCGACCAGGCGGTGATCGATCCGCTGGTTATCGAGGTCGGCGAGGACTATCCGGTGGCCGACGAGGAATATGTCCTGATCGAGGCCGAGGCCTTTTTCGACGATGTCAGCCTGGGCGCGACCCGCACCTTCTTTCCGTTGCGGGTTTTCCATCTCAGGCCGGATGACGAAGTCAAGGAAACGCCAAAGAACCCGGTCAGCCGGACCACGGATGCTGACGGCGATGGGGATGAAGCTGGTGTCCCATCGGAGCGGCAGCCGGAAGGGCCTTCGGGCGATACGGCCGGTTCCGATAGCGGCGAAGAACGGCCGGTGGTCGTGTTGTGCTGTGGTGATGACCAGATGGCCGAAACCTTTCGCAAAGCGGGTGAAGATGTTGGTTTCAATGTGGTTGTCAGGCCCTTGCATGGAAATTCCGGGGACGAGAAACTGAAATCACCGGCGGTAAGGCTGATCATGCTGGTTTTCGACGATGTCGGCGAGAAGGGGCTGGCCGCAGCCATCCGCATCAACTCCATTGTTCGTGATCAGGTGCCGATGATTGCCGCTGGCCCCAACTGGACCCGCAGCATGGTACTGCGGGCCATCAAGTACGGGATCAGGGATATCCTGGTCACACCGGCCGACGAAGAGAGGATCAGCGAAAAGATTCGAGAGCATGCCGCCTGA
- a CDS encoding sigma-54 interaction domain-containing protein, with translation MFRKSDGFEGIIGSSLRMQKLFRIIDQVAEDGESTVLIQGESGTGKELVARAIHARGPRRNKNFVPVNCAAIPDDLLESELFGYVKGAFTGATQNKMGRIQYAAGGTLFLDEIGDMKPALQAKLLRVLQEKEYEPVGGVKPIPVDVRIVAATHRDLEKLVAEGKFREDLYYRLSVIPLQIPPLRDRREDIPLLLESFTKVFNRGKKHPLAGFTEAAVQALISYPWPGNVRELENLVQRLVVLHGGETVDLDDLPAKYTAHMTSAANIRQRQGVDAGSISTIALHEAIWNGDGINFNDLVDGLERQLISQALARTGGNKKEAARLLNLKRTTLIEKIKKKRIDINMGVQRASCA, from the coding sequence ATGTTCCGAAAATCAGACGGTTTCGAAGGCATCATCGGCAGTTCACTCCGGATGCAGAAACTCTTTCGGATCATCGACCAGGTGGCCGAGGACGGCGAGAGTACCGTTCTGATCCAGGGCGAAAGCGGGACCGGCAAAGAGCTGGTGGCACGCGCCATCCACGCCCGCGGTCCGAGACGGAACAAGAATTTCGTTCCTGTCAACTGCGCCGCCATTCCGGACGATCTGCTCGAAAGCGAACTGTTCGGCTACGTCAAAGGAGCCTTTACCGGCGCAACCCAGAACAAGATGGGACGCATCCAGTACGCGGCCGGCGGCACCCTCTTTCTCGACGAGATCGGCGACATGAAACCGGCCCTGCAGGCCAAGCTGCTGCGCGTGCTGCAGGAGAAGGAATACGAACCGGTCGGCGGCGTCAAGCCGATTCCGGTCGACGTCCGCATTGTCGCCGCCACCCACCGCGATCTGGAAAAGCTGGTGGCCGAAGGCAAGTTCCGTGAAGACCTCTACTACCGCCTGAGTGTCATTCCCCTGCAGATCCCCCCCCTGCGTGACCGGCGCGAGGATATTCCCCTGCTGCTGGAGAGCTTCACCAAGGTCTTCAACCGCGGCAAGAAACATCCCCTGGCCGGCTTCACCGAGGCGGCGGTGCAGGCGCTGATCAGCTACCCCTGGCCGGGCAATGTGCGGGAACTGGAGAATCTGGTTCAGCGGCTGGTGGTGCTGCACGGCGGCGAAACCGTCGACCTGGACGATCTTCCCGCCAAGTACACCGCCCACATGACCTCTGCCGCCAACATCCGCCAGCGCCAGGGCGTGGACGCCGGAAGCATCAGCACCATCGCCCTGCACGAGGCCATCTGGAACGGCGACGGGATCAATTTCAACGACCTGGTCGACGGCCTTGAGCGTCAGCTCATCAGCCAGGCCCTTGCCCGTACCGGAGGCAACAAGAAAGAAGCCGCTCGACTGCTGAACCTGAAACGCACCACGCTTATCGAAAAGATCAAGAAAAAGCGAATCGACATCAACATGGGCGTGCAGCGGGCATCATGCGCGTAG
- a CDS encoding sigma-54 dependent transcriptional regulator yields MSHRILCIDDEESIRLTFASFLEDEGYQVDTAASADEALTLLDRNEYDLIFLDILLGRHSGINVLRVIRKKRLDAPVIMVTGAPEVDTAADAVRLGAFDYISKPVRQETLIRLAKLALQHKELLTQKQNYQAHLEAIFRCLRDGILTVDNQLRLVEINDVAKQLLGIAGETIGESLDSIGKAGRICADLIRQTLESRQPAELYRSELPGLQRVLTLNSAPLTTQDSRFSGAVLVLRDETRIVALEKDIQERNQPDNMIGSCEAMQKLYRLIRSLASVDTTVLITGESGTGKELVAEALHTMGDRRNGPLVKFNCAALPESLLESELFGHVKGAFTGAVKDKIGRFQKANGGTLFLDEIGDISPAMQVRLLRVLQEKTIERVGDSTPIKVDVRIVAATNKDLLEKVQAGEFREDLYYRLNVVNLRLPPLRERGKDLDLLVDFFTKKFNARFGKQIRGVSEDVMTVFRSYSWPGNVRELEHAMEHAFVLCQESLITTDHLSSDLMARVGSPQSPGSTHSDRFRDDRESILEALRQAGGNKTRAAKILGMSRRTIYRKLREYGL; encoded by the coding sequence ATGAGTCACCGCATCCTCTGCATTGACGACGAAGAAAGCATTCGGCTGACTTTCGCCAGTTTTCTCGAAGACGAAGGCTACCAGGTCGACACGGCAGCTTCGGCCGACGAGGCTCTGACCCTGCTCGATCGCAACGAATACGACCTGATTTTTCTCGATATTCTGCTCGGCCGTCATTCGGGCATCAACGTGCTGCGGGTCATTCGCAAAAAAAGACTCGATGCACCGGTCATCATGGTCACCGGCGCCCCCGAGGTCGACACTGCCGCCGATGCGGTTCGGCTGGGCGCCTTCGACTACATTTCCAAACCGGTCCGGCAGGAAACCCTGATCCGACTGGCCAAGCTGGCACTGCAGCACAAGGAGCTGCTGACCCAGAAGCAAAACTACCAGGCGCATCTCGAAGCGATCTTCCGCTGCCTGCGCGACGGTATCCTGACCGTCGACAACCAACTTCGCCTGGTCGAAATCAACGATGTCGCCAAGCAGCTTCTCGGCATTGCCGGCGAAACCATCGGCGAGTCCCTCGACAGCATCGGCAAAGCCGGAAGGATCTGTGCCGACCTGATACGCCAGACCCTCGAAAGCAGGCAACCGGCCGAACTCTACCGCAGCGAATTGCCGGGACTGCAACGGGTTTTGACCCTCAACTCCGCCCCGCTGACAACCCAGGACAGCCGTTTCAGCGGTGCCGTTCTGGTTCTGCGCGACGAAACACGCATAGTCGCCCTGGAAAAGGACATCCAGGAACGAAACCAGCCGGATAATATGATCGGCTCCTGCGAGGCCATGCAGAAGCTCTACCGCCTCATCCGCTCACTGGCCTCGGTCGATACCACGGTACTGATCACCGGCGAATCGGGGACTGGCAAGGAACTGGTCGCCGAGGCGCTGCACACCATGGGCGACCGGCGCAACGGACCGCTGGTCAAGTTCAACTGCGCCGCCCTGCCGGAAAGCCTGCTCGAAAGCGAACTGTTCGGTCATGTCAAGGGGGCCTTCACCGGCGCCGTCAAGGACAAGATCGGCCGTTTCCAGAAGGCCAACGGCGGCACCCTCTTTCTAGACGAGATCGGTGACATCTCGCCCGCCATGCAGGTCCGGCTGCTGCGGGTATTGCAGGAAAAGACCATCGAACGGGTGGGCGACTCGACCCCGATCAAGGTCGATGTCCGCATCGTCGCCGCGACCAACAAGGATCTGCTCGAAAAAGTGCAGGCCGGTGAATTCCGGGAAGATCTCTATTACCGTCTCAATGTCGTCAACCTCAGACTGCCCCCCCTGCGCGAACGTGGCAAGGATCTCGATCTGCTGGTCGATTTCTTCACCAAGAAATTCAACGCCCGCTTCGGCAAACAGATCCGCGGTGTCTCCGAAGACGTAATGACCGTCTTCCGCAGCTATTCCTGGCCCGGCAATGTGCGCGAACTCGAACATGCCATGGAGCACGCTTTCGTCCTCTGCCAGGAATCCCTGATCACCACTGATCACCTCTCCAGCGACCTTATGGCGCGGGTCGGTTCACCTCAGTCTCCCGGCAGCACCCATTCCGACAGGTTTCGCGACGACCGGGAATCGATTCTCGAGGCCCTGCGCCAGGCTGGCGGCAACAAGACCCGGGCCGCCAAGATACTCGGCATGAGCCGCCGAACCATCTACCGCAAACTTCGGGAGTACGGCTTGTAA
- a CDS encoding PAS domain-containing protein, translating to MPGSSLSELFESLPVPAWIEDFSAVRKRIDQLRQNDIQDWSLFFLQHPDIVRECAGLVRILDVNGKALELYGAKNKQELLTNQERVFTDHSFRIFSEELAALAEGSTEFSTRVQHRTLQGEAIYIDLRASIPTGYHDSWERVIVLTLDVTRETLAEEGLRKNREHLGSFYRNTPIAYQSLDSRGCFLDVNPAFERMLGYSRDELIGKPVADLLTEESRQKLQQLFQAFLMSDQVEKGEITMLDKNGRPLDIMVEGRLERDPETGRLRTHCLLHNITEKKRRESELQRQKKSYRQLFDQFQILFDGIPDPLILITPDLEISWVNKGAVKETGKSLDVLLGRLCEELHRECNLPCDAAMVRSCLETGKPATSLVGTPDERSWGLRAFPVMNDQGQVIQVMIIAHDVTEKIRLQAETMRTGQLAALGELAAGVAHEINNPINGIINYAQILINKARRQGERNEIAERILKEGDRIATIVGNLLSFSRDKIEEKRPVRLQDILDEAMTLCEARLRKDGIHLEIDIPPDMPCIRGMHQKLEQVFINLINNARYALNQKYPQTDPDKRLTISATPLPGGELAEIVVHDRGTGIPAHLVNRITNPFFSTKPQGEGTGLGLSICHGIIQDHGGSMKFDSVEGEFTRVIIRLPVAKNETT from the coding sequence ATGCCCGGATCGAGCCTGAGTGAACTGTTTGAGTCTCTGCCCGTTCCAGCCTGGATTGAAGATTTTTCCGCTGTCAGGAAAAGAATCGACCAGTTGCGCCAAAACGACATCCAGGACTGGAGCCTGTTCTTTCTTCAGCACCCCGACATAGTGCGCGAATGTGCCGGCCTGGTGCGTATCCTTGATGTCAATGGCAAAGCCCTCGAACTGTACGGAGCAAAAAACAAGCAGGAGCTGCTGACCAACCAGGAACGTGTTTTTACCGACCACAGCTTCAGGATCTTCTCCGAAGAGCTGGCGGCCTTGGCCGAAGGCAGCACCGAGTTCTCCACCCGGGTCCAGCACCGAACCCTGCAGGGAGAAGCCATCTACATCGATCTTCGGGCTTCCATCCCGACCGGCTACCACGACAGCTGGGAAAGAGTGATTGTACTCACCCTCGATGTCACCCGCGAGACCCTGGCTGAAGAAGGACTACGCAAAAACCGGGAACATCTCGGCTCCTTTTACCGCAACACTCCGATCGCCTACCAGTCCCTCGACAGCAGGGGATGTTTCCTCGATGTCAATCCCGCCTTCGAGCGGATGCTCGGCTACAGTCGTGATGAATTGATCGGCAAACCTGTGGCCGACCTGCTGACTGAAGAATCACGGCAAAAACTGCAACAGCTGTTTCAGGCTTTCCTGATGTCGGACCAGGTTGAAAAGGGCGAGATCACCATGCTCGACAAAAACGGCCGTCCCCTCGACATCATGGTCGAAGGGCGCCTGGAAAGAGACCCGGAAACCGGCAGACTCCGGACCCATTGCCTTTTGCACAACATTACGGAAAAGAAGCGCCGGGAAAGCGAGCTGCAGCGCCAGAAGAAGAGCTACCGTCAACTCTTCGACCAGTTCCAGATTCTGTTCGACGGCATTCCCGATCCCCTGATTCTCATTACCCCCGACCTGGAAATAAGCTGGGTCAACAAAGGCGCCGTCAAGGAAACAGGCAAAAGTCTCGATGTCCTGCTCGGCCGTCTCTGCGAGGAGTTGCACCGGGAATGCAATCTCCCCTGTGACGCGGCCATGGTACGCTCCTGCCTGGAAACGGGCAAACCGGCCACGTCACTGGTGGGCACACCAGATGAACGTTCGTGGGGTCTGCGCGCCTTTCCGGTCATGAACGACCAGGGGCAAGTCATCCAGGTAATGATCATCGCCCACGACGTGACCGAAAAGATTCGGCTGCAAGCCGAGACCATGCGCACCGGCCAACTCGCCGCCCTGGGCGAACTGGCCGCCGGCGTCGCCCACGAAATCAACAACCCTATCAACGGCATCATCAATTACGCGCAAATCCTGATCAACAAGGCCCGCCGGCAGGGCGAACGGAACGAGATCGCCGAACGCATCCTCAAAGAAGGGGACCGCATCGCCACCATCGTCGGCAACCTGCTCAGCTTTTCCCGTGACAAAATCGAGGAAAAACGCCCGGTTCGGCTGCAGGATATCCTGGACGAGGCGATGACCCTCTGCGAAGCGAGACTGCGCAAGGACGGCATTCATCTCGAAATCGACATCCCGCCGGACATGCCCTGCATCCGCGGCATGCACCAGAAACTGGAGCAGGTCTTTATCAATCTGATCAACAATGCCCGCTATGCCCTGAATCAGAAATATCCGCAAACCGACCCCGACAAGCGTCTGACCATCTCGGCAACCCCTCTGCCCGGTGGCGAGCTGGCCGAAATCGTGGTGCACGACCGGGGCACCGGCATCCCCGCGCACCTCGTCAACCGCATTACCAATCCGTTCTTCTCCACCAAGCCGCAGGGAGAAGGAACCGGACTTGGCCTGAGCATCTGCCATGGTATTATTCAGGATCATGGCGGCAGCATGAAATTCGACAGCGTGGAAGGAGAATTCACCCGGGTCATCATCCGATTGCCCGTGGCCAAAAACGAAACGACATGA
- a CDS encoding response regulator, translated as MNEQILVVDDEESIRFTFKYLLGDQGYQVETACSPEEALERISQREFDLIFLDLLLGLHSGLTLLKDIRQQLPNTPVVMVTGAPDEQTVSDAIRNGAFAYIPKPVRQDTLETITRKALDYRASLAGTK; from the coding sequence ATGAATGAACAGATCCTTGTTGTCGATGATGAAGAGAGCATCCGTTTCACCTTCAAATACCTCCTTGGCGACCAGGGCTACCAGGTCGAAACCGCCTGTTCGCCGGAGGAAGCCCTTGAGCGGATCAGCCAGCGGGAATTCGATCTGATCTTTCTCGACCTGCTGCTCGGCCTGCATTCCGGTCTGACCCTGCTCAAGGATATCAGGCAACAACTTCCGAACACCCCGGTCGTCATGGTGACCGGAGCTCCCGACGAACAGACCGTCAGCGACGCGATTCGCAACGGCGCCTTCGCCTACATCCCCAAGCCCGTCCGCCAGGACACCCTGGAAACCATCACCCGCAAGGCCCTCGATTACCGGGCATCGCTCGCCGGGACAAAATAG
- a CDS encoding TlyA family RNA methyltransferase: MSSEKIRLDRLLVERGLAGSRERARALILAGQVLVNEQRIDKAGSQVAVDVELRLKREDIPYVSRGGLKLEAALKQFPVRIGGRVAIDVGASTGGFTDCLLQHGAARVYAVDVGYGQLAWSLRNDTRVINLERTNIRHLTADRLDPLPDLAVIDASFISLAKVLPPTLALLQPEADIIALVKPQFEVGRGKVGKGGVVRDPALRRKALQDVADAARELGLTVGQSIESPVPGPKGNREFLLHLFKRGGV; encoded by the coding sequence ATGTCAAGCGAGAAGATCCGACTGGACAGATTGTTGGTCGAACGGGGGCTTGCCGGTTCACGGGAGAGAGCAAGGGCCTTGATCCTTGCCGGCCAGGTGCTGGTGAACGAGCAGCGCATCGACAAGGCCGGCAGCCAGGTTGCCGTCGACGTCGAACTGCGGCTCAAGAGGGAGGATATCCCCTATGTTTCCCGCGGCGGTCTCAAGCTCGAGGCTGCCCTGAAGCAGTTTCCCGTTCGCATCGGGGGGCGGGTCGCTATCGATGTCGGCGCTTCGACCGGCGGCTTCACCGATTGTCTGCTGCAGCATGGCGCAGCCCGGGTCTACGCCGTCGACGTCGGTTACGGCCAGCTCGCCTGGAGCCTGCGCAACGATACGCGGGTGATCAATCTCGAGCGGACCAACATCCGACATCTTACCGCCGATCGCCTTGATCCGCTGCCCGACCTCGCCGTCATCGACGCCTCCTTCATTTCGCTTGCCAAGGTGCTGCCGCCGACCTTGGCGTTGCTGCAGCCGGAGGCCGACATCATCGCCCTGGTCAAGCCGCAGTTCGAGGTTGGTCGGGGCAAAGTGGGCAAGGGAGGGGTGGTGCGCGATCCCGCGCTGAGGCGAAAGGCGCTGCAGGATGTCGCCGATGCCGCCCGGGAGCTGGGCCTGACCGTAGGCCAGAGCATCGAGTCGCCCGTGCCCGGTCCGAAGGGCAATCGTGAATTCCTGCTGCACCTGTTCAAAAGAGGTGGTGTTTGA
- a CDS encoding SAM-dependent methyltransferase — MFPVYFIGAGPGDPGMLTLDGARALEDSATVYAPEPYGETFAKLLQGKQILIPFDYSYEELIARVRSESEQAPVSFLVPGDLTFYSPFQPFIDALGERVKVLPGVGIANAAAARLGKTLDLPGVCNRAIIASPRTLGDGPDAPTLEELAAPGVTLLIYMNNIPLPELVAVLRRGYGKNVPMALLHRIGLPGEEIVLADLDTMAERVGDRDFFNLGQNNPRPSLTLVIVGETLTAEPGGDWWNWRWEHVWKHRA; from the coding sequence ATGTTTCCCGTCTATTTCATCGGTGCCGGCCCTGGCGATCCCGGCATGCTGACTCTTGACGGAGCACGGGCCCTCGAGGATTCTGCGACCGTCTATGCGCCCGAGCCCTACGGCGAAACCTTCGCCAAACTGTTGCAGGGCAAGCAGATTCTCATCCCGTTCGACTACAGCTACGAGGAGCTGATCGCCCGGGTGCGCAGCGAGTCGGAACAGGCGCCGGTCAGTTTTCTTGTTCCCGGCGACCTGACCTTCTATTCCCCCTTTCAGCCTTTCATCGATGCTCTCGGTGAGCGGGTGAAGGTGTTGCCGGGGGTTGGCATCGCCAACGCTGCCGCCGCCCGGCTCGGCAAGACCCTCGATCTGCCCGGCGTTTGCAACCGGGCCATCATCGCCTCGCCTCGAACGCTGGGAGACGGTCCGGACGCCCCGACACTGGAAGAGCTCGCCGCCCCCGGCGTGACCCTGCTCATCTACATGAACAACATCCCGTTGCCCGAGCTGGTGGCCGTTCTCCGGCGCGGTTACGGCAAGAACGTGCCGATGGCACTTCTGCACCGCATCGGCCTGCCGGGCGAGGAGATCGTGCTGGCTGACCTCGATACGATGGCGGAACGGGTCGGTGACCGTGATTTCTTCAATCTCGGACAGAACAACCCGCGGCCGTCCCTGACCCTGGTCATTGTCGGGGAGACCCTGACCGCCGAACCGGGCGGTGACTGGTGGAACTGGCGCTGGGAGCATGTCTGGAAACACCGCGCATGA